A region from the Brassica napus cultivar Da-Ae chromosome C8, Da-Ae, whole genome shotgun sequence genome encodes:
- the LOC106383137 gene encoding transcription factor bHLH68 isoform X3, which yields MNRGVSESSPVLQQMMAAGNPNWWKESGDMRPPPPLMGHQQGPLPPQMTNNNNYLRPRMMPTLLPHFLPCPSTSSSPSLPNNPNLSSWLERNDLPPESWSLSQLLLGGLMMEEEERLEIMNHHIHHDGQHHSFQGKMRLENREEQVLSHQEASMGVVDIKQESIINNNNGHHLICSPNSPPNKSCVTTTTTTTTSLNSTDDDNNNNNNIMFDFSSNHNGLNFSEGRHTPPDQSSECNSLDIGGSTNKKPRLQPSPSSQSTLKVRKEKLGGRIAALHQLVSPFGKTDTASVLSEAIGYIRFLHSQIELQGDRSCLFPEDPGQLVNDQCMKRRGASSSSTENQNANEEPKKDLRSRGLCLVPISCTLQVGSDNGADYWASALGSAGFQ from the exons ATGAATAGAGGAGTTTCGGAGAGTTCGCCGGTTCTTCAACAGATGATGGCGGCCGGAAACCCTAATTGGTGGAAAGAAAGCGGTGACATGAGGCCACCACCACCGTTAATGGGTCATCAGCAAGGGCCATTGCCGCCACAAATGACAAATAACAACAATTATCTCCGACCTCGAATGATGCCGACTCTCTTGCCGCACTTTTTACCATGTCCATCgacttcttcttcaccatctttGCCTAATAACCCTAATCTCTCTTCTTGGCTTGAAAGAAATGATCTCCCTCCTGAGTCTTGGAGCCTTAGCCAACTTCTTTT GGGTGGATTAATgatggaagaggaagagagattGGAGATAATGAACCATCATATTCATCATGATGGACAACACCATAGTTTTCAAGGGAAGATGAGACTAGAGAATCGGGAAGAACAAGTCCTAAGCCACCAAGAAGCTTCCATGGGGGTTGTTGACATCAAACAAGAGAGTATCATTAACAACAACAATGGCCATCATCTCATATGTTCTCCAAATTCACCTCCTAACAAATCTTGTGTCACAACCacaaccacaaccacaacaaGCCTCAATAGCACCGACGatgataacaacaacaacaacaatattaTGTTTGATTTCTCTAGCAATCACAATGGTCTTAATTTTTCCGAGGGCAGACACACTCCCCCGGATCAATCTTCTGAG TGTAACAGCTTAGATATTGGTGGGTCTACTAATAAGAAGCCAAGGCTTCAACCTTCTCCTTCGTCACAGTCAACCCTCAAG GTGAGAAAGGAGAAACTAGGAGGACGGATCGCAGCGCTTCATCAGCTAGTATCTCCATTTGGCAAG ACTGACACAGCTTCTGTCCTGTCGGAAGCTATTGGATACATTAGATTCCTTCATAGTCAAATTGAG TTACAAGGAGACAGAAGTTGCTTATTTCCTGAGGACCCTGGTCAG ctCGTGAATGATCAGTGCATGAAGAGAAGAGGAGCTTCGTCTTCGTCCACGGAAAATCAAAATGCAAATGAAGAACCTAAGAAAGACTTGAGAAGTCGAGGTTTATGTCTTGTTCCAATCTCCTGCACACTCCAAGTCGGCAGCGACAACGGCGCCGACTATTGGGCTTCGGCGCTCGGCTCGGCCGGTTTCCAGTGA
- the LOC106383137 gene encoding transcription factor bHLH68 isoform X2, translating into MNRGVSESSPVLQQMMAAGNPNWWKESGDMRPPPPLMGHQQGPLPPQMTNNNNYLRPRMMPTLLPHFLPCPSTSSSPSLPNNPNLSSWLERNDLPPESWSLSQLLLGGLMMEEEERLEIMNHHIHHDGQHHSFQGKMRLENREEQVLSHQEASMGVVDIKQESIINNNNGHHLICSPNSPPNKSCVTTTTTTTTSLNSTDDDNNNNNNIMFDFSSNHNGLNFSEGRHTPPDQSSECNSLDIGGSTNKKPRLQPSPSSQSTLKVRKEKLGGRIAALHQLVSPFGKTDTASVLSEAIGYIRFLHSQIEALSHPYFSTTASGNMRHQQHLQGDRSCLFPEDPGQCMKRRGASSSSTENQNANEEPKKDLRSRGLCLVPISCTLQVGSDNGADYWASALGSAGFQ; encoded by the exons ATGAATAGAGGAGTTTCGGAGAGTTCGCCGGTTCTTCAACAGATGATGGCGGCCGGAAACCCTAATTGGTGGAAAGAAAGCGGTGACATGAGGCCACCACCACCGTTAATGGGTCATCAGCAAGGGCCATTGCCGCCACAAATGACAAATAACAACAATTATCTCCGACCTCGAATGATGCCGACTCTCTTGCCGCACTTTTTACCATGTCCATCgacttcttcttcaccatctttGCCTAATAACCCTAATCTCTCTTCTTGGCTTGAAAGAAATGATCTCCCTCCTGAGTCTTGGAGCCTTAGCCAACTTCTTTT GGGTGGATTAATgatggaagaggaagagagattGGAGATAATGAACCATCATATTCATCATGATGGACAACACCATAGTTTTCAAGGGAAGATGAGACTAGAGAATCGGGAAGAACAAGTCCTAAGCCACCAAGAAGCTTCCATGGGGGTTGTTGACATCAAACAAGAGAGTATCATTAACAACAACAATGGCCATCATCTCATATGTTCTCCAAATTCACCTCCTAACAAATCTTGTGTCACAACCacaaccacaaccacaacaaGCCTCAATAGCACCGACGatgataacaacaacaacaacaatattaTGTTTGATTTCTCTAGCAATCACAATGGTCTTAATTTTTCCGAGGGCAGACACACTCCCCCGGATCAATCTTCTGAG TGTAACAGCTTAGATATTGGTGGGTCTACTAATAAGAAGCCAAGGCTTCAACCTTCTCCTTCGTCACAGTCAACCCTCAAG GTGAGAAAGGAGAAACTAGGAGGACGGATCGCAGCGCTTCATCAGCTAGTATCTCCATTTGGCAAG ACTGACACAGCTTCTGTCCTGTCGGAAGCTATTGGATACATTAGATTCCTTCATAGTCAAATTGAG GCTCTGAGTCATCCATACTTTAGTACGACTGCATCGGGGAATATGAGGCACCAACAGCAT TTACAAGGAGACAGAAGTTGCTTATTTCCTGAGGACCCTGGTCAG TGCATGAAGAGAAGAGGAGCTTCGTCTTCGTCCACGGAAAATCAAAATGCAAATGAAGAACCTAAGAAAGACTTGAGAAGTCGAGGTTTATGTCTTGTTCCAATCTCCTGCACACTCCAAGTCGGCAGCGACAACGGCGCCGACTATTGGGCTTCGGCGCTCGGCTCGGCCGGTTTCCAGTGA
- the LOC106383137 gene encoding transcription factor bHLH68 isoform X1 has translation MNRGVSESSPVLQQMMAAGNPNWWKESGDMRPPPPLMGHQQGPLPPQMTNNNNYLRPRMMPTLLPHFLPCPSTSSSPSLPNNPNLSSWLERNDLPPESWSLSQLLLGGLMMEEEERLEIMNHHIHHDGQHHSFQGKMRLENREEQVLSHQEASMGVVDIKQESIINNNNGHHLICSPNSPPNKSCVTTTTTTTTSLNSTDDDNNNNNNIMFDFSSNHNGLNFSEGRHTPPDQSSECNSLDIGGSTNKKPRLQPSPSSQSTLKVRKEKLGGRIAALHQLVSPFGKTDTASVLSEAIGYIRFLHSQIEALSHPYFSTTASGNMRHQQHLQGDRSCLFPEDPGQLVNDQCMKRRGASSSSTENQNANEEPKKDLRSRGLCLVPISCTLQVGSDNGADYWASALGSAGFQ, from the exons ATGAATAGAGGAGTTTCGGAGAGTTCGCCGGTTCTTCAACAGATGATGGCGGCCGGAAACCCTAATTGGTGGAAAGAAAGCGGTGACATGAGGCCACCACCACCGTTAATGGGTCATCAGCAAGGGCCATTGCCGCCACAAATGACAAATAACAACAATTATCTCCGACCTCGAATGATGCCGACTCTCTTGCCGCACTTTTTACCATGTCCATCgacttcttcttcaccatctttGCCTAATAACCCTAATCTCTCTTCTTGGCTTGAAAGAAATGATCTCCCTCCTGAGTCTTGGAGCCTTAGCCAACTTCTTTT GGGTGGATTAATgatggaagaggaagagagattGGAGATAATGAACCATCATATTCATCATGATGGACAACACCATAGTTTTCAAGGGAAGATGAGACTAGAGAATCGGGAAGAACAAGTCCTAAGCCACCAAGAAGCTTCCATGGGGGTTGTTGACATCAAACAAGAGAGTATCATTAACAACAACAATGGCCATCATCTCATATGTTCTCCAAATTCACCTCCTAACAAATCTTGTGTCACAACCacaaccacaaccacaacaaGCCTCAATAGCACCGACGatgataacaacaacaacaacaatattaTGTTTGATTTCTCTAGCAATCACAATGGTCTTAATTTTTCCGAGGGCAGACACACTCCCCCGGATCAATCTTCTGAG TGTAACAGCTTAGATATTGGTGGGTCTACTAATAAGAAGCCAAGGCTTCAACCTTCTCCTTCGTCACAGTCAACCCTCAAG GTGAGAAAGGAGAAACTAGGAGGACGGATCGCAGCGCTTCATCAGCTAGTATCTCCATTTGGCAAG ACTGACACAGCTTCTGTCCTGTCGGAAGCTATTGGATACATTAGATTCCTTCATAGTCAAATTGAG GCTCTGAGTCATCCATACTTTAGTACGACTGCATCGGGGAATATGAGGCACCAACAGCAT TTACAAGGAGACAGAAGTTGCTTATTTCCTGAGGACCCTGGTCAG ctCGTGAATGATCAGTGCATGAAGAGAAGAGGAGCTTCGTCTTCGTCCACGGAAAATCAAAATGCAAATGAAGAACCTAAGAAAGACTTGAGAAGTCGAGGTTTATGTCTTGTTCCAATCTCCTGCACACTCCAAGTCGGCAGCGACAACGGCGCCGACTATTGGGCTTCGGCGCTCGGCTCGGCCGGTTTCCAGTGA
- the LOC106383137 gene encoding transcription factor bHLH68 isoform X5 has protein sequence MNRGVSESSPVLQQMMAAGNPNWWKESGDMRPPPPLMGHQQGPLPPQMTNNNNYLRPRMMPTLLPHFLPCPSTSSSPSLPNNPNLSSWLERNDLPPESWSLSQLLLGGLMMEEEERLEIMNHHIHHDGQHHSFQGKMRLENREEQVLSHQEASMGVVDIKQESIINNNNGHHLICSPNSPPNKSCVTTTTTTTTSLNSTDDDNNNNNNIMFDFSSNHNGLNFSEGRHTPPDQSSECNSLDIGGSTNKKPRLQPSPSSQSTLKVRKEKLGGRIAALHQLVSPFGKTDTASVLSEAIGYIRFLHSQIEVSEHQFLVSGNPFHYDITRLTYFSCRLIVYE, from the exons ATGAATAGAGGAGTTTCGGAGAGTTCGCCGGTTCTTCAACAGATGATGGCGGCCGGAAACCCTAATTGGTGGAAAGAAAGCGGTGACATGAGGCCACCACCACCGTTAATGGGTCATCAGCAAGGGCCATTGCCGCCACAAATGACAAATAACAACAATTATCTCCGACCTCGAATGATGCCGACTCTCTTGCCGCACTTTTTACCATGTCCATCgacttcttcttcaccatctttGCCTAATAACCCTAATCTCTCTTCTTGGCTTGAAAGAAATGATCTCCCTCCTGAGTCTTGGAGCCTTAGCCAACTTCTTTT GGGTGGATTAATgatggaagaggaagagagattGGAGATAATGAACCATCATATTCATCATGATGGACAACACCATAGTTTTCAAGGGAAGATGAGACTAGAGAATCGGGAAGAACAAGTCCTAAGCCACCAAGAAGCTTCCATGGGGGTTGTTGACATCAAACAAGAGAGTATCATTAACAACAACAATGGCCATCATCTCATATGTTCTCCAAATTCACCTCCTAACAAATCTTGTGTCACAACCacaaccacaaccacaacaaGCCTCAATAGCACCGACGatgataacaacaacaacaacaatattaTGTTTGATTTCTCTAGCAATCACAATGGTCTTAATTTTTCCGAGGGCAGACACACTCCCCCGGATCAATCTTCTGAG TGTAACAGCTTAGATATTGGTGGGTCTACTAATAAGAAGCCAAGGCTTCAACCTTCTCCTTCGTCACAGTCAACCCTCAAG GTGAGAAAGGAGAAACTAGGAGGACGGATCGCAGCGCTTCATCAGCTAGTATCTCCATTTGGCAAG ACTGACACAGCTTCTGTCCTGTCGGAAGCTATTGGATACATTAGATTCCTTCATAGTCAAATTGAG GTCTCCGAGCATCAATTCCTGGTTAGTGGAAATCCATTTCACTATGATATCACTAGATTAACATATTTTAGTTGTAGACTAATAGTGTATGAATAA
- the LOC106383137 gene encoding transcription factor bHLH68 isoform X4 has translation MNRGVSESSPVLQQMMAAGNPNWWKESGDMRPPPPLMGHQQGPLPPQMTNNNNYLRPRMMPTLLPHFLPCPSTSSSPSLPNNPNLSSWLERNDLPPESWSLSQLLLGGLMMEEEERLEIMNHHIHHDGQHHSFQGKMRLENREEQVLSHQEASMGVVDIKQESIINNNNGHHLICSPNSPPNKSCVTTTTTTTTSLNSTDDDNNNNNNIMFDFSSNHNGLNFSEGRHTPPDQSSECNSLDIGGSTNKKPRLQPSPSSQSTLKVRKEKLGGRIAALHQLVSPFGKTDTASVLSEAIGYIRFLHSQIELQGDRSCLFPEDPGQCMKRRGASSSSTENQNANEEPKKDLRSRGLCLVPISCTLQVGSDNGADYWASALGSAGFQ, from the exons ATGAATAGAGGAGTTTCGGAGAGTTCGCCGGTTCTTCAACAGATGATGGCGGCCGGAAACCCTAATTGGTGGAAAGAAAGCGGTGACATGAGGCCACCACCACCGTTAATGGGTCATCAGCAAGGGCCATTGCCGCCACAAATGACAAATAACAACAATTATCTCCGACCTCGAATGATGCCGACTCTCTTGCCGCACTTTTTACCATGTCCATCgacttcttcttcaccatctttGCCTAATAACCCTAATCTCTCTTCTTGGCTTGAAAGAAATGATCTCCCTCCTGAGTCTTGGAGCCTTAGCCAACTTCTTTT GGGTGGATTAATgatggaagaggaagagagattGGAGATAATGAACCATCATATTCATCATGATGGACAACACCATAGTTTTCAAGGGAAGATGAGACTAGAGAATCGGGAAGAACAAGTCCTAAGCCACCAAGAAGCTTCCATGGGGGTTGTTGACATCAAACAAGAGAGTATCATTAACAACAACAATGGCCATCATCTCATATGTTCTCCAAATTCACCTCCTAACAAATCTTGTGTCACAACCacaaccacaaccacaacaaGCCTCAATAGCACCGACGatgataacaacaacaacaacaatattaTGTTTGATTTCTCTAGCAATCACAATGGTCTTAATTTTTCCGAGGGCAGACACACTCCCCCGGATCAATCTTCTGAG TGTAACAGCTTAGATATTGGTGGGTCTACTAATAAGAAGCCAAGGCTTCAACCTTCTCCTTCGTCACAGTCAACCCTCAAG GTGAGAAAGGAGAAACTAGGAGGACGGATCGCAGCGCTTCATCAGCTAGTATCTCCATTTGGCAAG ACTGACACAGCTTCTGTCCTGTCGGAAGCTATTGGATACATTAGATTCCTTCATAGTCAAATTGAG TTACAAGGAGACAGAAGTTGCTTATTTCCTGAGGACCCTGGTCAG TGCATGAAGAGAAGAGGAGCTTCGTCTTCGTCCACGGAAAATCAAAATGCAAATGAAGAACCTAAGAAAGACTTGAGAAGTCGAGGTTTATGTCTTGTTCCAATCTCCTGCACACTCCAAGTCGGCAGCGACAACGGCGCCGACTATTGGGCTTCGGCGCTCGGCTCGGCCGGTTTCCAGTGA